Within the uncultured Bacteroides sp. genome, the region AAATCGTAGTAACCCTCGGGGCGATCAGCCATGTGCTGAAAGCCTGACTCAAACACTACACTAAGAGCAAGTTCGTGTCCATATGATGTAATATGTGGAAATTGAGAATTAGTAAATGTTACTGGTGTATAATCCATAGATCCAACTACATTTCGTGTAAATGGTAAAATGGTATTATGCTCAGGAGCTGTTGTGGTAAATTCCGGACCATTGTTATACCATTCGGCTCCACGTACGCCTTCATAAGTCATCAAGTGTGGATATGTACGAGCCCAACCACGAGGAACTAAACAACCATGAAAATATACCATCATCTCAAATTTGGCTGCGTCGTCTAAAATATCAAGATAATACTTAATCATATTTTGTTTTTCACTCTCAAAGAAATCAATTTTCACGCCCGCAACACCCATTTTTTTTAGTTTGGCAAACTCTTCCATTCTATTTTCATGGGTCAACATTCTATCTTTTGGGGTAGCAGAAACCCAGGTATGATCTCCTCCTGAGTTATACCACATCAAAGGTTTTACGCCTAATGAATGAATATACTTTAAAGCATCTTCCAAATTACCTCCATTGCCCATGGCATCCCATTCCCAATCAAGCAAGGTGTATGGCCATCCCATTGAAGCAGCTAAATCAGCAAACTTGCAAACTGTTTTGAAGTCCTTGGTTCCGTGATTATCCGACCAGTAATTCCACGATACTACGCCAGGTTTAATCCAATCAGTTTTAGTTATAGTTGAAGGTGCAGATACATCATCGATCAACGTAGATTCCACAATATCAGCAAGATTACCAATAACTATTACACGCCATGGCGATTTCCATGGAAGAGTAATAGTTGGTTTTGTCTCACCTTGTCCTCTTCCGTTCCATTGATCAGGAAAAGTAACTTTATATTTCGATTTTTCAGCAACATTAGATAGTTTTGTTCCACAATAATTCCTTCCCAAATCGGCTTCGTGAATCAAATACCAGCAATCTTTATCGGATGTATTAAAAAGTGC harbors:
- a CDS encoding glycoside hydrolase family 97 catalytic domain-containing protein, translated to MKCKIITGLLFISSLAVFPQKIKVVSPNQKIAVGLFNTKNTETGEWYLKVKYSNNGKICEVIPQITLGLTRADQDFSKDLKILKASNPILINEQYSVAHGKRSQCSNSASEAVVSFENPDKYKLNIIIRAYNDGVAFRYEFPEKKGSFVVNDELTTYCIPDSTKRWMEKFNPANEGLYTTMGDGNTQQDWGYPALFNTSDKDCWYLIHEADLGRNYCGTKLSNVAEKSKYKVTFPDQWNGRGQGETKPTITLPWKSPWRVIVIGNLADIVESTLIDDVSAPSTITKTDWIKPGVVSWNYWSDNHGTKDFKTVCKFADLAASMGWPYTLLDWEWDAMGNGGNLEDALKYIHSLGVKPLMWYNSGGDHTWVSATPKDRMLTHENRMEEFAKLKKMGVAGVKIDFFESEKQNMIKYYLDILDDAAKFEMMVYFHGCLVPRGWARTYPHLMTYEGVRGAEWYNNGPEFTTTAPEHNTILPFTRNVVGSMDYTPVTFTNSQFPHITSYGHELALSVVFESGFQHMADRPEGYYDLPDAAKHFLMEVPNAWDNTKLIDGYPGKDLIIARNKGNVWYVGGISAEKNPKSKTLTFSFLPEDVKYKLTLIADGEHDKKLVTQYMVVDKSSTVKVRLLGRGGFVASLKPIH